One part of the Acetoanaerobium sticklandii genome encodes these proteins:
- a CDS encoding MATE family efflux transporter: protein MNQDLESKKIPALLFQLSLPAITSMLISAVYNIVDRIFVEKISPLALSGVGITMPIQILQMAFVLLIGIGSSTLISIKLGEKKPHEAEVILHQAYKYIMIAMAIFSVIIIVFMNPILNILKVSSDVYPYAKDYIFIMVIGSIFGLPGFCLNNSLRAIGKASVSMKIVVSSALLNIILDPLFIFTFNMGIKGAALATVISQTYVTVLVFWLFAKSKNFPINLKFAMPVEKSFFKEIIENGAPSFYMQIFATFVNIIFNRSVVEYGNDLYLAAMTIVQAIYSFYHMVVVGIIQGAQPINGYNFGAKRYDRVRETLILTLGSSFIISISIFAIIQFYPSLLSGIFTSDKELLKLTNYSMKLYLFMLPLIGLHTVSSQYFQAVSKPKKASILSLLRYGMILIPLLFILPRFWGIQGVFISNVISDFIASSVAIFFISKELYYLKSNL, encoded by the coding sequence ATGAATCAAGACTTAGAATCAAAAAAAATACCTGCCTTACTTTTCCAGCTATCTCTTCCTGCTATAACCAGCATGCTTATTTCTGCTGTTTATAATATAGTTGATAGAATATTTGTAGAAAAAATAAGCCCCCTTGCACTTTCAGGTGTTGGTATAACTATGCCAATTCAGATACTTCAAATGGCTTTTGTATTATTAATAGGTATAGGTTCTTCTACCCTTATTTCTATTAAGCTCGGAGAGAAAAAACCTCACGAAGCGGAAGTAATCCTACATCAAGCATATAAATATATCATGATTGCCATGGCTATTTTTTCTGTGATTATAATTGTTTTTATGAATCCTATACTAAATATTTTAAAGGTTTCAAGTGATGTTTATCCTTATGCAAAAGACTATATTTTTATAATGGTTATAGGTTCAATTTTTGGACTTCCAGGTTTTTGTCTCAATAACTCTCTAAGAGCAATCGGCAAAGCTTCTGTATCAATGAAAATAGTAGTTTCAAGTGCTTTACTTAATATAATTTTAGATCCGCTTTTTATCTTTACTTTTAATATGGGTATAAAGGGAGCCGCCCTAGCTACAGTAATCTCACAAACTTATGTTACTGTCCTTGTATTTTGGCTATTTGCAAAATCAAAGAATTTTCCAATCAACTTAAAATTTGCAATGCCCGTAGAAAAATCTTTTTTTAAGGAAATCATAGAAAATGGCGCCCCTTCTTTTTATATGCAGATATTCGCTACATTTGTAAATATTATTTTTAATAGGTCAGTAGTTGAGTATGGAAATGATTTATACTTGGCAGCAATGACAATAGTTCAGGCAATATACAGTTTCTATCATATGGTTGTAGTAGGAATAATACAGGGTGCTCAACCCATAAACGGATATAATTTTGGAGCAAAAAGATATGACAGGGTGAGAGAAACTCTTATTTTAACTCTAGGTTCATCATTTATTATATCAATTAGTATATTTGCCATAATTCAGTTTTATCCTTCTCTATTGTCAGGTATTTTTACATCTGATAAAGAACTTCTAAAGCTTACAAATTATTCTATGAAGCTATATTTATTTATGCTTCCACTTATAGGCCTTCATACAGTAAGTTCTCAATATTTTCAAGCTGTAAGCAAACCTAAAAAAGCTAGCATTTTATCTTTGCTTAGATACGGAATGATACTTATTCCACTTTTATTTATACTCCCACGTTTTTGGGGTATCCAAGGAGTATTTATAAGCAATGTTATATCTGATTTTATAGCTTCATCTGTAGCAATCTTTTTTATATCAAAAGAGCTTTATTATCTTAAATCAAATTTATAG